From one Humulus lupulus chromosome 8, drHumLupu1.1, whole genome shotgun sequence genomic stretch:
- the LOC133795515 gene encoding uncharacterized protein LOC133795515, producing MGQSILGWKHCIPVIVVDGTFLKAAFGGTLLTASTQDANRHIFPLAFAITDSENNDSWEWFFRKIKECYGEREELCIVSDRHESIENAIKNVFPNVTHGVCSYHLFCNIKTKFRTDAEATSIAFHAAAKAYNMEDFEKYMKDLDSLHEGIRPFLANEVKYEKWARIHSKSRRYAAMTSNIAESINVALKEMRELPVSTLLECLRNLIQKWSYNNKKEAEATFTELPKKQEEYLRKNFVKSLRMTVEPASTLIYSVHNGLTTNIVDIAKKSCTCNKFDLDELPCEHAMTVIRKMNLQYKKYCSYYFTKQAMLNIYNASIHPLGDPKTWRVPPNVEEIEVLPPKGNRKSGRPRKKRYI from the exons ATGGGACAATCAATTCTAGGTTGGAAACATTGCATTCCAGtaattgttgttgatggaacaTTCCTAAAAGCTGCATTTGGAGGTACACTTCTCACAGCTTCAACACAAGATGCAAATAGACACATCTTCCCATTGGCTTTTGCTATAACAGATTCGGAAAACAATGATTCATGGGAGTGGTTcttcagaaaaataaaagaatgttATGGAGAAAGAGAAGAGTTGTGTATAGTTTCAGATAGACATGAAAGCATAGAGAATGCTATAAAAAATGTCTTTCCAAATGTAACTCATGGAGTGTGCTCCTACCATCTTTTCTGCAACATAAAGACCAAGTTTAGAACAGATGCAGAAGCAACCAGTATTGCATTTCATGCTGCTGCAAAAGCTTATAACATGGAAGATTTTGAAAAATACATGAAGGACTTAGACAGTTTACATGAAGGAATCCGTCCTTTTCTGGCCAATGAGGTTAAATATGAAAAGTGGGCAAGAATCCACTCCAAAAGTCGTAGATATGCAGCTATGACTTCAAACATAGCTGAATCCATTAATGTAGCACTAAAAGAAATGAGAGAGCTTCCAGTATCAACATTACTCGAGTGCCTTAGAAACCTGATTCAAAAATGGAGctacaacaacaaaaaagaagcAGAAGCAACGTTTACAGAATTGCCAAAGAAACAAGAGGAATACTTAAGAAAGAACTTTGTCAAGTCATTAAGAATGACT GTAGAACCAGCTAGCACACTCATTTACAGTGTACACAATGGTTTAACAACAAACATTGTTGACATTGCAAAGAAATCTTGCACTTGTAACAAGTTTGATTTGGATGAATTACCTTGTGAACATGCCATGACAGTCATTAGAAAGATGAACCTTCAGTATAAAAAATATTGCTCATATTATTTCACAAAACAAGCCATGTTGAACATCTATAATGCATCAATACATCCATTGGGAGATCCAAAAACATGGAGAGTTCCACCTAATGTTGAGGAAATAGAAGTACTACCTCCAAAAGGAAACAGAAAAAGTGGAAGGCCAAGGAAAAAAAG ATATATCTGA